The genomic window GAACACCCCGGTACGGCTCTACGAAATTTTGGATATCGCCGATTCGGCGCCGGGCGAAACCGTGCAGCTCGCCAAACTCTTCAACTCGGCCCTGGAAATTTTTGAAGGCCGTGACTGGACCGCTGCAGAAAACGCCTTTGAAAAAGTACTAAACCTCGCTCCCCAGGACAGGCCGGCCCAACTATTCCGGGATCGATCCGCAGCCTTCCGGCAAAACCCCCCTGAGGGGGACTGGGACGGGGTATCTAACCTGAACGAGAAATAAGCGCCGGTTACGGCCGCGGCCGCCGTTTTCCCGTGAATGAGTTGACCCGTATCCGATACACATTTACTGCCCTTAATTGCGCTTCGGTATAGCTAAACTCCCGGTCCTCCCCGGCCTGGTGCTTCATTAACGCATTGAGGCCCCGGATCTTTTCCGCATCCCCGGTCAAGCGTTCCGCCGTCCCAAAGCCGATGATACTCTCGTAGGCAAAGCTGTAATTAGCGGCCTCCTTCCCGGTGATCAGGGAATGCTCCCCGTCCATTTCGAAGCAGACCTGGCTGTTCCGCCCCAGGATATCCACTTTTTTTCCTTCCTGCGCGCCGTGGATATACAGGGTTAAAAGGCCGTCGTTGTACTCAAATCCGAAATTCAGGGGAACTATGTAGGGCTGATTCTGTTCCGCCATCCCCAGCCGGAGCACCTTGTTTCTCCGGATTATCTCCAATTTTTCCTCAATATCCGTTATTTCTCTATCGCTTCTTCTCATATTTATACTCCCTCACCTGATTATACACCATTTTTGCCTCCATCGTTACCCCTTGCGTTTTTTCCCCTCCTTGGCTAATATATAATAGTGAAGAATCGAGTTTTTATAGTACTTTTGTGCTTAATTGGCCTTTTCAGCGTGTCCGCCCAGGAAATTATTACCGCCGAACGGTACCTGGAGATGGTTTCCGAGCGTTACGGCAGTATTCGGGACTATGAAGCCCGGATTGTCATCCATTCCGGAAGTACCGAGATGTTCGGAACCGTAAGCCATCTTGCCCCATCCTTTCTGCGAATCGATTTTACCAAGCCCATGGAACAGGTTATTGCCTTTAACGGGGAAATGTTGACCATATACCTGCCCGAATACCGGGCCACCCTGAACCAGTCCATTACCCCCAGCCGCAGGTACTCCGGGTCCGCGGGGGCCAATCTGGCAAGCGCCCAGGGGCTGGCCCTGCTAAGGCGGAACTATATTCCTTCCTTTGTCACCGGTCCGGATCCCACGCCCCTGGAGACAGGGTCCGATGAAATGGTAGTAACCCTGCGCCTTTCCCGGCGGTCTGTCTCCGAAGGGTTCCGGGAGATTATCCTGAGCGTCAACCCTACTACCCGGATCATACGGCGCATAACCGGGAGAACCATCGCGGATGTCCAGGTCCGGTTCGATTTTTCCGATACAAAGATTAATCAAGGCATTCCGGAGCAGCGGTTTATTTATGATTCCCCTGCTTCGGCTAATAATTATAATAATTTTCTATTTAGTGATACCGATTAGTTTTACTAAACGAATCGGAGGAGGAATTCTGTGGAGTCCCTGGGGGATAAGTTAAAAACTGTTCGTGAAAGTAAGGGGTACACCTTTGATTATATAGGCCGGGAGACTAATATTGCCACCCGTTATTTAGAGGCCCTGGAAACCGAAAACTTTTCGGTGTTCCCCGGGGAGCCCTATCTGTTGGGTTTCTTAAGAAACTACGGCGAATATCTGGGCCTTGATGTGAATGAACTGCTTTCCCTGTACCGGGCGTGGAAGATTCAGGAACAGCCCATCCCGGTGGAACAGTTGCTCAAATCTCCGTCAAAGCTGCCCAAGATACTGCTCACCGTCTTCCTGATCCTTGCGGGTGTAGCCGTGGTGGGCGGCGGGGTATATTTCTTTATGAATATCCCCTGGAAAACAAATACCGCCGAAACGGCGGAACGTTCCGTGGTAGTGTATACCCTGGAGGGCAGTTTCCTCGAACAGCGTTTCTATCGGGGAGACTCCATTCTGATCCCCCTTGGTGGAAATCAGTACAAAATCGTCCTTTTCAATTTAGGGGAAGCGGTAACCATTGCAGCGCCCATGGGAAACATAATCCTGGATTTAGGCCAGGAGAGAAGCATAGATATCAACAGCGACGGCTTGGATGATATCCGGGTAGGCGTACAGGATTTTGTACGGAACGATCCCTCCATGGGGGTCCGGCTCCGGTTTGATATCAATGCTGATATGGGGATAATCAGCGAGGGTATTGGGGGTGAAGAGATTCTACCAACAGCCGCTATTGGCCTTGGAAATGACAGTGCCGCTAACAATCCTTCTAACATTAAGGAAATTTTTAAATCCGCCAATGCCTATCCGTTTACACTCCAGGCATCCTTCCAGGGTTATTGCATGTTCCGCTGGGAAATACTCCGGGAACGGGACCGGCAGGACCGGCAGGAACAGTACTTTGTCAGGACCGATGAGCTTGATATCCAAGCCCAAAACGGTATTCGTATCTGGGTGTCCAATGCCATGGCGGTAAAACTCCAGGTCATCGTTGCCGGAGAGACGAAGCCCCTGGAAATCGGCGGCGCCGGTGAAGTGGTGGTGACGGATATTCGCTGGGTTCGGGACGATGATGGCCGGTTCCGTCTGGCCCAGATCCGGATCGACTAACGGTGGCAAGCTACTTTCTCGATCCCTTTGGCTGTGTGAAAAACCAGGTGGACGCAGAAACCATGATGGCCGTTCTGGATCGGGCTGCCTGGTCTCGGGCGGAGGATGCTTCCGGCGCCGACCTTATCATCATCAATTCCTGCGGGTTTATCGAAAGCGCCAAACAGGAATCTATCAACGCTGTCCTGGCGTACCGAAAACAGTACCCCCATAAGAAGATCCTCCTCGCCGGCTGTCTGGCCCAGCGCTATCCAAAGGAGCTGGCCGATTCTCTCCCGGAAGCGGACGCCCTTTTCGGCAACACCGACCTCGCCGCCATCACTAAAACTGCGAACACAGTTACCGGAATAGATCAGGGGGAATTCGTAAGCGGTAATGAAGAAACCATTCCCCTATTAGGAGAGCGTCCCCTCCTTTCCCTGCCCGGGCAGGCCTATGTTAAAATCTCCGAGGGCTGTAATAACCGCTGTGCCTTCTGCGCCATTCCGGGCATACGGGGACCCCTGCATTCCCGGCCCATACCTTCTGTCTTGGATGAATGCCGCCGGCTCCTGGATCGGGGTATCCGGGAACTCTGCCTTATCGGTCAGGACTTAGGCTCCTACGGTTTCGATGCAGCCTCAGATCTACCGGAACTATTGGAAGCCCTGTCCTCCCTGGAAGGTCATTTCTGGGTACGGCTTCTCTACATACACCCGGATAATTTCCCCCGGCCCATCCTGGAGATCTGCCGCCGGGACAAACGCTTCCTCCCCTACTTCGACCTCCCCTTCCAGCATGGTTCCGCCAAAATACTCCGCGCCATGAACCGCCGGCATGACGCAGCCGCCTACCTTTCCCTGATAGCGGAAATCCGCAGCGTTCTTCCGGAAGCGGTGATCCGTTCCACCTTCCTTACGGGCTTCCCCGGGGAAACCGAAGAGGACTTCCGGGAATTGCTGGATTTCCAGGCCCGGGCGGAAATGGATTGGGTTGGAGTCTTTACCTATTCCCGGGAAGAGGACACCCCTGCGTATGATATGAAGCCCCGGATCGCCAAGAAAACTGCGGCCCAGCGGAAAGTCCTGATCGAAGAACTGCAGACGGCGATCACCGAAAAGCGGATGGATCGTTTCGTGGGGCGGACCATGGAAGTCCTGGTAGAGGAGGCGGTGGACGAAACCATCCACCTGGGCCGGCTCTACTGCCAAGCCCCGGAGGTGGACGGTTCCACCGTAATACGCTCGGACCACCCGCTTACACCGGGTACTTTTATACAGGGCAGGGTATTCGCCCGCGCGGGCTTTGATTTGGAACTATGCCCGTCATGATACCCTCCTATCTGGAAGCCCTCAACCCGGAACAGCGCCAAGCGGTGCTCCATACCGGGAAGGCCGCAGGGGACGCCCTTATGCATCCCCTGCTTATCCTCGCCGGGGCCGGTTCAGGGAAAACCCGGGTAATCACCACCAAAATTGCCTGGCTTATCCGGGAACAGGGAGTGGACCCACGGTCCATCCTGGCAGTTACCTTTACGAACAAGGCTGCCCGGGAAATGGCCGAACGGGCACGGATCATTGACGACCGGGCCGGCTTTGCCATGCTGCGGACCTTCCACTCCTTTGGCGCCTGGTTTCTCCGCCGCAACGGAAACCTGGAGGGCCTTGGTTCCAACTTTATCATCTATGATGATGATGATTCAGTCGCCCTGCTCTCCACCCTCCTGGAGGATCTCCCCAAGGCGGAGGTAAAACAGATCGCCCACGCCATCGCCCGGGCCAAGGACTATTTCCTCTCCCCGGAAGACCCGGAACTGGACCTGATAGATTTCCACCCGGAATTTCGCCGTTACTATACCCAATACGAAGATAAGCTGGCCCGGATAGGCAATGTGGATTTTGGGGATCTGATCAAGAAGCCCGTAGAAATACTGCGCTCAAACCCCGAGGTGGCCCGGCGTTTCCATGACCGTTTCTCTGTGATCCTGGTGGACGAATACCAGGACTCAAACATCGCCCAGTTTGAATTACTGAAGGAACTCTGCGGACCCGCCACGTATATTTGCGTAGTGGGGGATGACGATCAGTCCATTTACCGCTTCCGCGGGGCGGAGGTACGGAACATCCTGGAATTCCCCGACCGCTTTGCCGGCGCCGATATCATCCGGCTGGAACGAAACTACCGGTCCTTTTCCCCCATCCTGGATCTAGCCTCTTCGGTGGTGGACAAAAACGAAGGCCGTCTGGGGAAAACCCTGGTGGCCCATCGGGGGGTCGGCAAAACTCCAACCCTGGCCTTCCTTCCGGATCAGGATGCCGAAGCGGAATTCTGTGCAGAGCTGATCGAAAAATCCGTGCATAAAAAGGCTGCGGTCTACTCCGACTGGGCCATACTCTATCGTACCAATGCCCAGTCCCTTGGCTTCGAGACCGAATTCCTCCGGCGCCGTATTCCCTACCGGGTGGTGGGGTCCCTCAAGTTCTACGAGCGGGAAGAAATAAAGGACGCCCTGGCCCTGCTCTCCTTCCTGGTGAACCCCCGGGATGAAATCGCCTTCCGCCGGGTGGTGAACAAACCCGCACGGGGCGCCGGAACCGCCACGGTGGACCGCATCGTAGGGGAAGCTGCAGGAGGGGATCCGATACCCTCAGGAAACCCGGTCCCTTCGGGGGACCTGGCCGAGGCAGCCCGGCGGATCATGCCGGCCCTGCCTTCCAAAGCCCGCGCCGGGGTTTCTGCTTTCTTCAAAGCCCTGGAGGGGGGACTGTCCATGCTGACCCCGGAACCGCCGGAAAGTGCCGGGGATAACAACATTCTGATTTTTAATAGGAATACTGTGGAAGCAAGCGATGAGAATAACAACATTCTATATTTTAATAAAAAAACTGCGGAAGCAGCCGATGGAAAAAAGCGCCCCCGTAAGGGCAGCAAGAGGGAAGGCCTAAGCGCCGGTGAGGGGCTCTCGCCCTGTGTGGTGCGGCTCATTGATGATTCGGGGATTGGGGAGTACCACCGGACCCACGACGACATCACGGGGTTTCAGCGTATCGGCAATCTCCAGGAACTGGCCAATGCGGCGAGTATTTACCCCGCTACCCGGGCCGGGCTGTTGGAATTCCTGGAACATATTGAACTGGATCGTTCCATAGAACAGGAAACCGGAGATGAAGGGGAAAAAGGCACCGTAACGCTAATCACGGTACACAATACCAAGGGCCTGGAATTCCGCCGGGTAATCATGACCGGCATTGAACAGGGGATCTTCCCCCGGGACGACAAGCTTGGGGACGACCTGGAGGAGGAGCGCCGGCTCTTCTACGTGGGCGCCACCAGGGCCATGGATGAACTCTACCTGACTTCCTGCGCCATGCGCCGCATGTTCGGCCGTACCATGCCCATGAAACCGTCCCTTTTTATTGGGGAGGCGGATAAAAATGTTCTGCGAATCATAGGAAAGCCCCCCTTCGGCTTTGAAGGCCGGGGACTTCCTGACCAGAGCTCCGGCCGCAGGCCCGGGGTTCAGGGATCTGTAATCAAGCCCGTCTCCTCCTCGGATGGCCGGTGGAAAGTAGGAGACCGGGTATTCCACGACGATCAGGGTTACGGCGCCGTAACGGAAATCCGGGAAAGTGATGAGGGGCCGGTAATCCGGGTCAAATTTGAAACCGGGAAGGATACCCGCTTCCTCAGCCTCCACCAAAGTTCAGGGTATACGAAGATAGGTAACGATGATTAACGAAACCCTGTTACGCCGTGTCCCACCCATACTCCGGGCCCGGGACTTCCGCCTCTACACCCAGGACGGCCGCCGGCTGGTTGACCTCTGGCAATACGGCGGCGCAGCGATACTGGGCCACACCCCGGCGGGGCTTCTCCGGACCTTGAAAAATACCGCCCAGCGCGGCCTTTTCGCCCCCCTGCCCCACCCCCAGGAAAAGCGGCTGCTCAAGGCCCTGGCCACCCTGTTGCCGGGCATGACATTCCGGCTTTACCGCAGCGATACTGCGCTCCGTCACGCCCTGGAAGCCGGCGGTTTTCCCGAACCGGTTCTTTGGCGGCCGTTCCGGGACAGCGCCCTTCCACCGGACCAGCCCTGTATCCCGGTACTCCCCCTGCCCTGGTCCGATGCGCTTGGAGTACTGGCTGTGCCGCCGGAAACCGCCGCCGCTTTTCCTCCATCGGAAATTATCTCGGCGGTAATTCTGGCCGCCGCGACCCGTGGTGTCTACGACCTTATCGCCGCCACCCCGGCCCGGGGACAGGTGAGCTATCCCCGAATAGAGGAAGCCCTGGCAAACGAGGCCGCCGCCGGTAGATGGCTGCGGCAGGGCATATACCTTCACTGCAGCTTGCAACGAAGTTCCCCGCGCAGCCCGGACTTGAACGATGAAGCGTACGGAAAAATCTTTACACATTTTCTGGAACACGGCTTTCTTATCCCCCCGGATCAGAACCAGCCGCTTATATTGCCCTGGGTACTGTCGGCGGGGGAAGAATCGAAGCTGGCGGAGCTATTGGCTAAGGCTATTTGATCCGGTGAACCATATCTTGAATTTAAACCCCCAACTGATGATACTATATCCATGGATATTGGGGAGATACTCTATATATCGAGCCGGCTGTTTTTAGGAGCCCTGGCGGCTTTTCTTGCCATCATGCTTTGGTCAAAAACCAGGGATATGGCCTGGATGCTCATGGTTATCGGTACCATAGCGGCCTATGCTGAAATTGTGTACTCCATTCTCGGTCTATTCGGCATAACCCAGGGGACAGTACCCCTGGTAGGCTCCATCCCCTTACCCGCCCTGATACTGTCCAATCTACCAACCGGCTTCCTTATAGCCGCGTTTTTGGTTATGGTTATTCGTAAATTTCATCGTTAGTTTTTGGAGGATGTATGAAAGCATTGATTCTTGGAATTGTCATTATTGCGGCGGCGGTTTGTGCGGTTCTGCCTGCGGGCCTTGGCTGGTGGGGGGATGTATTGGCCTTTCTCCGGGGCGCTTTGCCGGTACTTGCGGCCCTTATCGGTCTTATCGCGGTATTTATCGGTATTGCGGATATCAAGGACCGGGCGGAGGCGAAAAAAGAGGAAAAAGAGAACCCTACTCAGGGGTCTTGACATTTTTTTCCATTTTATGCGATTATTGTATCTTACTCCGTATATTAATGAGAAGGTTATGTATGAAGACGATATTTGTAAAGCCCGCTGATGTAGAGCGGAAGTGGTTTATAATCAACGCCGAGGGCAAGGTTCTCGGCCGGATTGCGGCTAAGGCAGCTTCTATTGTCAGGGGAAAAGAAAAGGCTGTATATGCTCCCCACCAGGAAGTTGGGGATTTTGTGGTAGTGGTTAACGCTGAAAAGCTTGTGGTAACCGGTAGAAAGTTCCAGAACAAGCTATACCATCATCACACAGGCTATGTGGGTGGACTTAAGACCGTTACCTACGAAAAGTTATCTGCCCGGCACCCCTCATCCCCCCTGGAACTGGCGATTAAGGGTATGCTCCCCAAGGGTCCCCTGGGCCGGAAGCTGTGGAAAAACGTTAAGGTCTATGCGGGGACAGAGCACCCCCACGCGGCGCAGAATCCCCAGGCTATTGAGTTATAATTAGGCGTTATGCGAAACTCCGTTTCGCTTTGATCAAACTGTACGGCGTTTGCCGTACTAATTAGAGGTTATGTAGGTGATTAAGAATCTTGGTATCGGAACCGGACGGCGGAAGACCTCGGTTGCCCGGGTATATGTCCGGGATGGGGAAGGTAAAATAGTGGTTAACGGCAAGGAGCTGAACCAGTATTTTTCCCTCAGTGAACACGCCATGGTGGTACGTCAGCCCCTTATGGTGACCGCCAACGAAAATAAGTTTGACATTCTGATCAATGTCTACGGCGGCGGCCCCAACGGTCAAGCCGGTGCATGTCGTCATGGGCTTTCCCGGGCGCTCTGTCAGATTGATCAGACCAACTATACCGCCCTGCGGAGCAACGGTTTCCTTACCCGGGACTCCCGGATGGTAGAACGCAAGAAGTACGGTCAAGCCGGCGCCCGCCGCCGCTTCCAGTTCTCCAAGCGTTAAGCTAAGCTTGGGCTTAGGCCGCCTTCAATGGTGGTTGCATCCGTAAAAACAACCGAAACAAAGGCCGGTCCGGTAATCCTCCGAATCGGCCTTTCGGATGGTTCCTTATTTTCCCTCAACTCCGTCTATCTTCCCCACCCTTTCCAGGGTGAGGATTATTTTTGCCCAAACAAAGAAATCACCCCCGAAGAAGAAACGGCTCTCCGTTTTGCCGCAGACTGTTTCCGTGCCGAGCGCGCCGCCCTGCAACTGGTAGCCCGTGCCGAGCAAACCCGGGCAGGCATTACCCGAAAGCTGGAACAGCGTGGCCACGCCCTCTCCCCGGTCCGGGCCGCAGTCTCCTACCTAACGGACCTTGAAATCGTAGATGACCGCCGTTTTGCCGAACGCTGGATCCAATCCCGCCTATACCGCGGCACAGACAGTCCCTTCCGCCTCATCACCGCCCTCTGTCAAAAAGGCATAAGCCAAACCATCGCCAAATCCGCCTGTAAAACCATCCTGGACTTTGAAAAAGAAACCGCCCTCCTCCAAAAATACATAGCCAAAAAATACCCCCCCTCAGTTAACTCGGTCCGCCAGGACCGGTTCCTAAAACCCCAACTCAAGCGAGAAGGCTTTTCCCCCCAAGCCCTAGACTGGTACTGGGAAACCCAATAAAGCCCCCCATCCTGACACCCCAGCAAGCCCCCCCGGCCGGGAAATACCCCCTCTTCGCACCATATGACATAGCTTCGGGCATACCCGCTACCCAGCCTGCCGTTCCAGCATGCAACTCCGGCCGGGAAATACCCCCTCTTGTACTATCACCACCGTCGGGCGGGGGGAGGGGTACACCTGGCTTCATGTATATGGAATTCCCTGCCGGAGGAGACCCGCAGGGGCTCCATAGGCAGACTCTACATGCACATGAAGACGGGTGTACCCCTCCCCCCGCCCGTCTTTGCCGATAATCCAAAAAACCGGGGGTATTTCCCGGCTACTAGACGGAAGATTCCGCATCTGTTACCATACATTAGAAATTAAACCCTAAGGAATATATGACCACCGACGACGCCCACCCTTTCTCTTCATTTGGTTTATCCGATGACATTTTAGAGGCCCTGACCCGCAAGGGATTCACCGCCCCCAGTTCTATACAAAGCATAGCCCTGCCCCGTCTCCTGGCGGATCAGGGACATCTAATCGTAAAAGCACGGACCGGAACCGGTAAAACAGCCGCTTTCGGCATACCCCTGGTGGAACGGCTGCGGCAGAGCGGCCATGCCCCCCGGGCGCTGATCCTCACCCCGACCCGGGAACTTGCCCTCCAGGTTGCCAAAGAAATCGCCTCCCTGGCATCGTCCGCCATACCCCGGATCACCGCGGTGTACGGCGGAGCTTCAATCAGAACCCAGATCCTGGACCTCAAGCGGGGAACCGAGATTGTGGTGGGTACCCCGGGGCGTGTTATGGACCTCATGGACCGGAAGGTCCTGGACCTTTCCGCCGTTGACTGGTTCATCCTGGACGAGGCGGATGAAATGCTGGACA from Treponema primitia ZAS-1 includes these protein-coding regions:
- a CDS encoding pyridoxamine 5'-phosphate oxidase family protein; the protein is MRRSDREITDIEEKLEIIRRNKVLRLGMAEQNQPYIVPLNFGFEYNDGLLTLYIHGAQEGKKVDILGRNSQVCFEMDGEHSLITGKEAANYSFAYESIIGFGTAERLTGDAEKIRGLNALMKHQAGEDREFSYTEAQLRAVNVYRIRVNSFTGKRRPRP
- a CDS encoding LolA family protein, with amino-acid sequence MKNRVFIVLLCLIGLFSVSAQEIITAERYLEMVSERYGSIRDYEARIVIHSGSTEMFGTVSHLAPSFLRIDFTKPMEQVIAFNGEMLTIYLPEYRATLNQSITPSRRYSGSAGANLASAQGLALLRRNYIPSFVTGPDPTPLETGSDEMVVTLRLSRRSVSEGFREIILSVNPTTRIIRRITGRTIADVQVRFDFSDTKINQGIPEQRFIYDSPASANNYNNFLFSDTD
- a CDS encoding helix-turn-helix domain-containing protein, giving the protein MESLGDKLKTVRESKGYTFDYIGRETNIATRYLEALETENFSVFPGEPYLLGFLRNYGEYLGLDVNELLSLYRAWKIQEQPIPVEQLLKSPSKLPKILLTVFLILAGVAVVGGGVYFFMNIPWKTNTAETAERSVVVYTLEGSFLEQRFYRGDSILIPLGGNQYKIVLFNLGEAVTIAAPMGNIILDLGQERSIDINSDGLDDIRVGVQDFVRNDPSMGVRLRFDINADMGIISEGIGGEEILPTAAIGLGNDSAANNPSNIKEIFKSANAYPFTLQASFQGYCMFRWEILRERDRQDRQEQYFVRTDELDIQAQNGIRIWVSNAMAVKLQVIVAGETKPLEIGGAGEVVVTDIRWVRDDDGRFRLAQIRID
- the rimO gene encoding 30S ribosomal protein S12 methylthiotransferase RimO, which encodes MMAVLDRAAWSRAEDASGADLIIINSCGFIESAKQESINAVLAYRKQYPHKKILLAGCLAQRYPKELADSLPEADALFGNTDLAAITKTANTVTGIDQGEFVSGNEETIPLLGERPLLSLPGQAYVKISEGCNNRCAFCAIPGIRGPLHSRPIPSVLDECRRLLDRGIRELCLIGQDLGSYGFDAASDLPELLEALSSLEGHFWVRLLYIHPDNFPRPILEICRRDKRFLPYFDLPFQHGSAKILRAMNRRHDAAAYLSLIAEIRSVLPEAVIRSTFLTGFPGETEEDFRELLDFQARAEMDWVGVFTYSREEDTPAYDMKPRIAKKTAAQRKVLIEELQTAITEKRMDRFVGRTMEVLVEEAVDETIHLGRLYCQAPEVDGSTVIRSDHPLTPGTFIQGRVFARAGFDLELCPS
- a CDS encoding UvrD-helicase domain-containing protein, whose translation is MIPSYLEALNPEQRQAVLHTGKAAGDALMHPLLILAGAGSGKTRVITTKIAWLIREQGVDPRSILAVTFTNKAAREMAERARIIDDRAGFAMLRTFHSFGAWFLRRNGNLEGLGSNFIIYDDDDSVALLSTLLEDLPKAEVKQIAHAIARAKDYFLSPEDPELDLIDFHPEFRRYYTQYEDKLARIGNVDFGDLIKKPVEILRSNPEVARRFHDRFSVILVDEYQDSNIAQFELLKELCGPATYICVVGDDDQSIYRFRGAEVRNILEFPDRFAGADIIRLERNYRSFSPILDLASSVVDKNEGRLGKTLVAHRGVGKTPTLAFLPDQDAEAEFCAELIEKSVHKKAAVYSDWAILYRTNAQSLGFETEFLRRRIPYRVVGSLKFYEREEIKDALALLSFLVNPRDEIAFRRVVNKPARGAGTATVDRIVGEAAGGDPIPSGNPVPSGDLAEAARRIMPALPSKARAGVSAFFKALEGGLSMLTPEPPESAGDNNILIFNRNTVEASDENNNILYFNKKTAEAADGKKRPRKGSKREGLSAGEGLSPCVVRLIDDSGIGEYHRTHDDITGFQRIGNLQELANAASIYPATRAGLLEFLEHIELDRSIEQETGDEGEKGTVTLITVHNTKGLEFRRVIMTGIEQGIFPRDDKLGDDLEEERRLFYVGATRAMDELYLTSCAMRRMFGRTMPMKPSLFIGEADKNVLRIIGKPPFGFEGRGLPDQSSGRRPGVQGSVIKPVSSSDGRWKVGDRVFHDDQGYGAVTEIRESDEGPVIRVKFETGKDTRFLSLHQSSGYTKIGNDD
- the rplM gene encoding 50S ribosomal protein L13; its protein translation is MKTIFVKPADVERKWFIINAEGKVLGRIAAKAASIVRGKEKAVYAPHQEVGDFVVVVNAEKLVVTGRKFQNKLYHHHTGYVGGLKTVTYEKLSARHPSSPLELAIKGMLPKGPLGRKLWKNVKVYAGTEHPHAAQNPQAIEL
- the rpsI gene encoding 30S ribosomal protein S9; protein product: MIKNLGIGTGRRKTSVARVYVRDGEGKIVVNGKELNQYFSLSEHAMVVRQPLMVTANENKFDILINVYGGGPNGQAGACRHGLSRALCQIDQTNYTALRSNGFLTRDSRMVERKKYGQAGARRRFQFSKR
- a CDS encoding regulatory protein RecX; this translates as MVVASVKTTETKAGPVILRIGLSDGSLFSLNSVYLPHPFQGEDYFCPNKEITPEEETALRFAADCFRAERAALQLVARAEQTRAGITRKLEQRGHALSPVRAAVSYLTDLEIVDDRRFAERWIQSRLYRGTDSPFRLITALCQKGISQTIAKSACKTILDFEKETALLQKYIAKKYPPSVNSVRQDRFLKPQLKREGFSPQALDWYWETQ